TCCATGATCAGGATGCGGGCATCGAACAGGATCGCCCGCGCGATCGCCACCGATTGCCGCTGTCCGCCGGAAAGGGCTTTCACCGGCTCCTTGAAGCGCTTGAAGTTCGGGTTGAGCCGGCCCATCACCTCGCGGGCCTTCGCCTCCATGGCGACGTCGTCGAGCGTGCCCCACGGCGTCTTGAGTTCGCGGCCGAGATAGAGATTGGCGGCGGCATCGACGTTATCGGCAACCGCGAGCGTCTGGTAGATCGTCTCGATGCCATAAGCCTTGGCATCGCGCGGATTGCGGATATCGGCCGACGTCCCGTTGATCAGGATATCACCGCTATCGCGCCGGTAGGCGCCGGAGAGGATCTTGATCAGCGTCGACTTGCCGGCACCGTTATGGCCGAGAAGGGCCACGACTTCGCCGGGGTAAAGGTCGACGGATGCCCTGTCGACGGCGTGAATGCCGCCGAAGGAGATGGAAATGTCCTTCATTTCCACGAGGGGAGTGCGTTGCTCCGTCATGATGGAAACTCCTGATTACTTGGCGCGAGCGCGATAAACGGTGTCGAGCCA
The window above is part of the Rhizobium sp. ACO-34A genome. Proteins encoded here:
- a CDS encoding ABC transporter ATP-binding protein produces the protein MTEQRTPLVEMKDISISFGGIHAVDRASVDLYPGEVVALLGHNGAGKSTLIKILSGAYRRDSGDILINGTSADIRNPRDAKAYGIETIYQTLAVADNVDAAANLYLGRELKTPWGTLDDVAMEAKAREVMGRLNPNFKRFKEPVKALSGGQRQSVAIARAILFDARILIMDEPTAALGPQETAQVGDLIRQLKSEGIGIFLISHDIHDVFDLADRVFVMKNGQVVGHARTQDVTKDEVLGMIIMGKCPPGAIAGPGAMRS